One genomic segment of Bacteroides caccae includes these proteins:
- a CDS encoding DUF5043 domain-containing protein, whose protein sequence is MRKKVIVLVSLLFVLVDMYAQTFYYDTTQVFYAQRYVCDVTQESKSVRLYSKSNKFTEVEAVNKETGAEMTDAERKEANFVDDSQLWGKCLSILNESFSEEERTRVQGCKFIIILRVDTNTGIIRDVEYRFPAVSMLATVPVSVYQEMEIKLKKEIVFNITEKGKRFNYIPFVWAHTVK, encoded by the coding sequence ATGAGAAAAAAAGTAATAGTCCTAGTTAGTTTGTTATTTGTGCTAGTTGATATGTATGCACAAACATTTTATTATGATACTACTCAGGTGTTTTATGCTCAGCGTTATGTTTGTGATGTAACACAAGAATCCAAGTCTGTAAGGCTATATAGTAAAAGTAATAAGTTTACAGAAGTTGAAGCTGTCAATAAAGAAACGGGCGCAGAAATGACTGATGCTGAAAGAAAAGAGGCAAACTTTGTAGATGATAGTCAGTTATGGGGAAAATGTTTGTCTATTTTGAATGAATCTTTTTCTGAAGAGGAGAGAACGCGGGTACAAGGTTGCAAATTTATAATAATACTGCGTGTTGATACTAACACAGGAATAATACGTGATGTAGAATATCGTTTTCCGGCTGTTAGTATGCTTGCAACAGTACCGGTTTCTGTTTATCAAGAAATGGAAATAAAGTTGAAAAAGGAAATAGTCTTTAATATAACGGAAAAAGGAAAAAGGTTCAATTATATTCCTTTTGTGTGGGCTCATACTGTGAAATAG
- a CDS encoding aspartate-semialdehyde dehydrogenase, giving the protein MKVAIVGVSGAVGQEFLRVLDERNFPLDELVLFGSKRSAGTIYTFRGKQIEVKLLQHNDDFKGVDIAFTSAGAGTSKEFEKTITKYGAVMIDNSSAFRMDADVPLVVPEVNAEDALERPRGVIANPNCTTIQMVVALKAIEQLSHIKTVHVSTYQAASGAGAAAMDELYEQYRQVLANEPVTVEKFAYQLAFNLIPQIDVFTENGYTKEEMKMFNETRKIMHSDIKVSATCVRVPALRAHSESIWVETERPISVEEAREAFAKGEGLVLQDNPAEKEYPMPLFLAGKDPVYVGRIRKDLTNENGLTFWIVGDQIKKGAALNAVQIAEYLIKVKNV; this is encoded by the coding sequence ATGAAAGTAGCTATTGTTGGCGTAAGCGGAGCCGTGGGACAGGAATTCCTGCGCGTGCTCGATGAGAGAAACTTCCCGTTGGACGAGTTAGTTTTGTTCGGTTCTAAACGTAGTGCCGGAACAATTTATACTTTCCGCGGTAAACAGATCGAGGTGAAACTCTTACAACACAACGATGACTTTAAAGGGGTAGACATTGCTTTCACTTCTGCCGGAGCAGGAACATCCAAGGAATTCGAAAAAACAATCACCAAGTATGGTGCTGTGATGATCGATAACTCCAGTGCATTCCGTATGGATGCCGATGTACCTTTGGTAGTGCCTGAAGTAAATGCCGAAGACGCATTGGAACGTCCTCGCGGCGTCATCGCCAACCCGAACTGTACGACTATCCAAATGGTAGTTGCACTAAAAGCCATCGAACAGCTTTCTCATATAAAAACCGTGCACGTGTCTACCTATCAGGCAGCAAGTGGTGCGGGTGCTGCTGCCATGGACGAATTGTATGAACAATATCGCCAAGTATTGGCTAACGAACCTGTTACCGTGGAAAAATTCGCGTATCAGTTGGCATTCAACCTGATTCCTCAGATTGACGTCTTCACCGAAAATGGTTACACCAAAGAAGAAATGAAGATGTTCAACGAAACACGCAAAATCATGCACTCCGATATCAAAGTCAGTGCTACTTGCGTACGTGTTCCTGCATTACGTGCTCACTCTGAAAGCATTTGGGTAGAAACAGAACGTCCGATTTCCGTAGAAGAAGCCCGCGAAGCATTCGCCAAGGGCGAAGGATTGGTTCTTCAGGACAATCCGGCAGAAAAGGAATATCCGATGCCGTTGTTCCTTGCAGGTAAAGATCCGGTTTACGTAGGACGTATCCGTAAAGACCTGACGAACGAAAACGGACTGACTTTCTGGATTGTAGGTGACCAGATCAAGAAAGGTGCGGCATTGAACGCAGTACAGATAGCTGAGTATCTGATTAAAGTAAAAAACGTATAA